The Syngnathus typhle isolate RoL2023-S1 ecotype Sweden linkage group LG11, RoL_Styp_1.0, whole genome shotgun sequence genome contains a region encoding:
- the LOC133161832 gene encoding ubiquitin carboxyl-terminal hydrolase 48-like isoform X3 — MTMAPRLQLEKAAWRWVTSVKPEEISQEHIELAYRVSLPVCQRGTCRRNCKGNPNCLVGIGEQTWLGEIDENAFHNIDDPNSERRDKNTFVGLTNLGATCYVNTFLQVWFHNLELRKSLYQCYNSRAQEHNIESDYEPQSICEHLQYLFALLQNSNRKYIDPSGLVKALGLDTGQQQDAQEFSKLFLSLLEDTLSKQKNPTLQNVIQQQFCGQFSYVTVCDQCGRSSALPSRFYELELNIQGHKNLTECVTEFLKDEKLDGDNRYFCETCQSKQSATRRIRLHSLPPTLNLQLMRFVFDRQTGHKKKLNTYISFPEQLDMAPFFEVTKDQKCVYELSAVLIHRGISAYSGHYIAHVKDARTSDWYKFNDEEIERMEGKKLQLGTEDDIAEALKSQTRKPKCSKGYHCSRNAYMLVYKIQEEEPVDPSTTVVEVPEFLQRLVDQDNHKFEEWCSEMSAMRKQSVDKGKAKHEEVRELYELLPAPDGEPYEFIPLDWLKKWLDDSTATKKIDNSHFLCSHGKLHPDKVGDAKRVSQTAGRVLYERYGGGPRLDGSTLCRECVQQRCRVLRLKNQLNEDYKEVSNLVKRTISGEGFWVGKASLRSWRQLALEQLEKDEHESQPSNGQSNGNGPHGNNSQDCSPEVSEGNEEEMKTFNDDIVCSHGGLGIVDTERKLVSSEVWNKLRAYFPKALEYTQDQSPCPQCLTLEQEEKDNEAVSKMMALDQKNQLLNLFHEKNRPTLTKWPQDTDILYIVPLFFVDEWRKFIRRPTKSSPVSSVGNSLLVCPHGGFMFTYDSLINGDAQHIALLWPSEWEVISKLFMVDQPISIRCFKQTTPSGPTAKYTTQPDLCWECREGFLFQQQKDLREYTQATIYIRKIAEDKRMMKEAIPERNASSSEAEAEEEKEEQPKVAGERDPDFSQSEDGAKRLKLSESSIPEGVASPESNATKLGGIRRSTRHRKLRGEKALIVSANQTLKELKIQIMHAFSVAPFDQNLSIDGKSLTNDSATLGSLGIIPESVVSLKADEPIADYAALDDVYQAAMPEEGFKGTGLLGH, encoded by the exons at GACTATGGCACCACGCTTACAGTTGGAGAAAGCGGCTTGGCGTTGGGTGACATCGGTAAAACCTGAAGAGATCAGTCAAGAGCATATCGAGCTGGCGTACCGCGTCAGTCTTCCTGTCTGCCAGAGAGGAACCTGCAG GAGAAACTGCAAAGGGAACCCTAACTGTCTTGTTGGCATTGGTGAACAGACGTGGCTTGGGGAGATTGATGAAAACGCATTCCACAATATCGATGACCCAAATTCAGAACGTAGAGATAAG AATACGTTTGTTGGTTTGACCAACCTGGGAGCCACGTGTTACGTCAACACCTTCCTACAAGTGTGGTTCCATAACCTTGAGTTAAGAAAAAGCCTCTATCAGTGCTACAATTCCCGTGCACAGGAGCACAACATAGAGTCAG ATTATGAGCCTCAGTCCATTTGTGAGCATCTACAGTATTTGTTTGCACTACTACAGAACAGCAACAGAAAATACATTGATCCTTCGGGGCTGGTTAAAGCTCTTGGCCTAGACACTGGGCAGCAGCAA gaTGCCCAAGAGTTTTCAAAGCTCTTCTTGTCATTGTTGGAGGACACGTTGTCCAAGCAGAAGAACCCAACCTTGCAAAATGTCATTCAGCAGCAATTCTGTGGACAGTTCTCTTATGTAACTGT CTGTGACCAATGTGGACGATCGTCTGCGCTGCCCTCCCGATTCTACGAACTGGAATTGAACATTCAAGGCCACAAGAACCTTACAGAATGTGTTACAGAGTTTCTGAAG GATGAGAAACTAGATGGAGACAACCGCTACTTTTGTGAAACCTGTCAAAGTAAACAGAGCGCGACCCGGCGGATCAGACTGCACAGTCTCCCGCCCACCCTCAACCTGCAACTCATGCGCTTTGTCTTTGACAG ACAAACAGGCCATAAGAAGAAACTCAACACCTACATCAGTTTCCCCGAGCAACTCGACATGGCGCCATTTTTTGAAGTTACAAAAG ATCAGAAGTGTGTGTATGAACTGAGCGCAGTGCTGATCCATCGTGGCATCAGCGCCTACTCGGGACATTATATCGCTCATGTGAAAGATGCTCGTACCAGTGACTGGTACAAATTCAATGATGAAGAAATTGAAAGGATGGAAGGCAAGAAGCTGCAATTGGGTACGGAGGATGATATCG CTGAAGCGCTAAAGTCTCAGACACGGAAACCCAAGTGCAGTAAAGGCTACCACTGCTCCCGAAATGCCTACATGTTGGTGTACAAGATCCAGGAAGAGGAGCCCGTAGATCCCTCCACGACTGTAGTTGAAGTTCCCG AGTTCCTTCAGAGGCTCGTGGACCAAGACAACCACAAATTTGAAGAATGGTGCAGTGAAATGTCAGCCATGAGGAAACAGAGTGTGGACAAGGGCAAAGCCAAGCACGAAGAAGTCAGGGAGCTGTACGAGCTGTTACCCGCTCCGGACG GAGAGCCTTACGAGTTTATACCTCTGGATTGGTTGAAGAAGTGGTTGGATGACTCGACTGCCACCAAGAAAATTGACAACTCTCATTTCCTGTGTTCTCATGGCAAACTGCATCCAGACAAAGTGGGAGACGCCAAGAGAGTTTCTCAGACAGCCGGGCGGGTCCTGTACGAACGCTACGGCGGGGGGCCGAGGCTGGACG GCTCTACTCTGTGCCGAGAGTGTGTGCAACAGCGATGCAGGGTGCTGCGTCTGAAGAATCAACTCAATGAGGACTACAAGGAAGTGTCCAATCTGGTCAAACGTACAATCAG CGGAGAAGGTTTCTGGGTGGGCAAAGCCTCCCTGCGCAGTTGGAGGCAGTTGGCTCTGGAGCAACTGGAGAAGGATGAACATGAAAGCCAACCAAGCAATGGTCAGAGCAATGGCAATGGACCACATGGCAACAACAGCCAAG ATTGCAGCCCTGAGGTCTCCGAGggcaacgaggaggagatgaagacATTTAATGACGACATTGTCTGCAGTCATG GAGGTCTGGGTATTGTGGACACTGAACGCAAGCTTGTATCTTCTGAAGTTTGGAACAAGCTTCGAGCATACTTCCCCAAAGCCCTTGAATATACCCAAGACCAAAGTCCCTGTCCGCAGTGTCTG ACACTGGAGCAGGAAGAAAAGGACAATGAAGCTGTGAGTAAAATGATGGCTCTGGACCAGAAGAACCAGCTACTCAACCTCTTCCATGAGAAGAACCGGCCAACCCTCACCAAGTGGCCTCAG GACACAGACATCCTCTACATTGTTCCTCTGTTTTTCGTGGACGAGTGGAGAAAATTTATCAG GAGACCCACCAAATCGTCCCCAGTGTCCAGCGTGGGCAACAGCCTCCTGGTATGTCCGCATGGGGGCTTCATGTTCACCTATGACTCCCTAATCAACGGCGATGCACAGCA CATTGCTCTGCTTTGGCCCAGTGAATGGGAGGTCATCAGCAAACTCTTCATGGTGGACCAGCCCATCTCCATCCGCTGCTTCAAACAGACGACGCCCTCGGGTCCCACCGCCAAATATACTACTCAGCCCG ATCTCTGCTGGGAGTGCAGAGAGGGCTTCCTTTTCCAGCAACAGAAGGACCTCCGAGAGTACACCCAAGCCACAATTTACATCCGCAAAATCGCAGAAGACAAAAGG ATGATGAAAGAAGCTATTCCAGAGAGGAACGCCAGCAGCTCCGAggcggaggcggaggaggagaaggaggagcaaCCAAAGGTAGCTGGTGAGAGAGATCCAGACTTCAGCCAG TCAGAAGATGGTGCAAAGCGACTTAAACTAAGCGAGAGCAGCATCCCAGAGGGAGTGGCTTCTCCAGAAAGCAACGCAACTAAGCTGGGCGGAATCAGGAGAAGCACTCGGCACCGGAAACTCCGAGGCGAAAAAGCCCTCATTGTGTCTGCAAATCAGACCCTCAAAGAGCTGAAAATTCAG ATTATGCATGCTTTCTCGGTGGCGCCGTTTGACCAAAACCTCTCCATTGATGGGAAAAGTCTGACAAACGACTCGGCCACATTGGGCAGTTTGGGTATCATCCCAGAGAGTGTCGTCTCTCTAAAG GCTGATGAGCCAATAGCTGACTATGCAGCCCTGGATGACGTCTATCAAG CGGCAATGCCAGAAGAGGGGTTTAAAG GCACTGGGCTTCTTGGTCATTGA
- the LOC133161832 gene encoding ubiquitin carboxyl-terminal hydrolase 48-like isoform X1, translating to MCSTLNPRTMAPRLQLEKAAWRWVTSVKPEEISQEHIELAYRVSLPVCQRGTCRRNCKGNPNCLVGIGEQTWLGEIDENAFHNIDDPNSERRDKNTFVGLTNLGATCYVNTFLQVWFHNLELRKSLYQCYNSRAQEHNIESDYEPQSICEHLQYLFALLQNSNRKYIDPSGLVKALGLDTGQQQDAQEFSKLFLSLLEDTLSKQKNPTLQNVIQQQFCGQFSYVTVCDQCGRSSALPSRFYELELNIQGHKNLTECVTEFLKDEKLDGDNRYFCETCQSKQSATRRIRLHSLPPTLNLQLMRFVFDRQTGHKKKLNTYISFPEQLDMAPFFEVTKDQKCVYELSAVLIHRGISAYSGHYIAHVKDARTSDWYKFNDEEIERMEGKKLQLGTEDDIAEALKSQTRKPKCSKGYHCSRNAYMLVYKIQEEEPVDPSTTVVEVPEFLQRLVDQDNHKFEEWCSEMSAMRKQSVDKGKAKHEEVRELYELLPAPDGEPYEFIPLDWLKKWLDDSTATKKIDNSHFLCSHGKLHPDKVGDAKRVSQTAGRVLYERYGGGPRLDGSTLCRECVQQRCRVLRLKNQLNEDYKEVSNLVKRTISGEGFWVGKASLRSWRQLALEQLEKDEHESQPSNGQSNGNGPHGNNSQDCSPEVSEGNEEEMKTFNDDIVCSHGGLGIVDTERKLVSSEVWNKLRAYFPKALEYTQDQSPCPQCLTLEQEEKDNEAVSKMMALDQKNQLLNLFHEKNRPTLTKWPQDTDILYIVPLFFVDEWRKFIRRPTKSSPVSSVGNSLLVCPHGGFMFTYDSLINGDAQHIALLWPSEWEVISKLFMVDQPISIRCFKQTTPSGPTAKYTTQPDLCWECREGFLFQQQKDLREYTQATIYIRKIAEDKRMMKEAIPERNASSSEAEAEEEKEEQPKVAGERDPDFSQSEDGAKRLKLSESSIPEGVASPESNATKLGGIRRSTRHRKLRGEKALIVSANQTLKELKIQIMHAFSVAPFDQNLSIDGKSLTNDSATLGSLGIIPESVVSLKADEPIADYAALDDVYQAAMPEEGFKGTGLLGH from the exons atgtgTTCCACTTTAAACCCCAGGACTATGGCACCACGCTTACAGTTGGAGAAAGCGGCTTGGCGTTGGGTGACATCGGTAAAACCTGAAGAGATCAGTCAAGAGCATATCGAGCTGGCGTACCGCGTCAGTCTTCCTGTCTGCCAGAGAGGAACCTGCAG GAGAAACTGCAAAGGGAACCCTAACTGTCTTGTTGGCATTGGTGAACAGACGTGGCTTGGGGAGATTGATGAAAACGCATTCCACAATATCGATGACCCAAATTCAGAACGTAGAGATAAG AATACGTTTGTTGGTTTGACCAACCTGGGAGCCACGTGTTACGTCAACACCTTCCTACAAGTGTGGTTCCATAACCTTGAGTTAAGAAAAAGCCTCTATCAGTGCTACAATTCCCGTGCACAGGAGCACAACATAGAGTCAG ATTATGAGCCTCAGTCCATTTGTGAGCATCTACAGTATTTGTTTGCACTACTACAGAACAGCAACAGAAAATACATTGATCCTTCGGGGCTGGTTAAAGCTCTTGGCCTAGACACTGGGCAGCAGCAA gaTGCCCAAGAGTTTTCAAAGCTCTTCTTGTCATTGTTGGAGGACACGTTGTCCAAGCAGAAGAACCCAACCTTGCAAAATGTCATTCAGCAGCAATTCTGTGGACAGTTCTCTTATGTAACTGT CTGTGACCAATGTGGACGATCGTCTGCGCTGCCCTCCCGATTCTACGAACTGGAATTGAACATTCAAGGCCACAAGAACCTTACAGAATGTGTTACAGAGTTTCTGAAG GATGAGAAACTAGATGGAGACAACCGCTACTTTTGTGAAACCTGTCAAAGTAAACAGAGCGCGACCCGGCGGATCAGACTGCACAGTCTCCCGCCCACCCTCAACCTGCAACTCATGCGCTTTGTCTTTGACAG ACAAACAGGCCATAAGAAGAAACTCAACACCTACATCAGTTTCCCCGAGCAACTCGACATGGCGCCATTTTTTGAAGTTACAAAAG ATCAGAAGTGTGTGTATGAACTGAGCGCAGTGCTGATCCATCGTGGCATCAGCGCCTACTCGGGACATTATATCGCTCATGTGAAAGATGCTCGTACCAGTGACTGGTACAAATTCAATGATGAAGAAATTGAAAGGATGGAAGGCAAGAAGCTGCAATTGGGTACGGAGGATGATATCG CTGAAGCGCTAAAGTCTCAGACACGGAAACCCAAGTGCAGTAAAGGCTACCACTGCTCCCGAAATGCCTACATGTTGGTGTACAAGATCCAGGAAGAGGAGCCCGTAGATCCCTCCACGACTGTAGTTGAAGTTCCCG AGTTCCTTCAGAGGCTCGTGGACCAAGACAACCACAAATTTGAAGAATGGTGCAGTGAAATGTCAGCCATGAGGAAACAGAGTGTGGACAAGGGCAAAGCCAAGCACGAAGAAGTCAGGGAGCTGTACGAGCTGTTACCCGCTCCGGACG GAGAGCCTTACGAGTTTATACCTCTGGATTGGTTGAAGAAGTGGTTGGATGACTCGACTGCCACCAAGAAAATTGACAACTCTCATTTCCTGTGTTCTCATGGCAAACTGCATCCAGACAAAGTGGGAGACGCCAAGAGAGTTTCTCAGACAGCCGGGCGGGTCCTGTACGAACGCTACGGCGGGGGGCCGAGGCTGGACG GCTCTACTCTGTGCCGAGAGTGTGTGCAACAGCGATGCAGGGTGCTGCGTCTGAAGAATCAACTCAATGAGGACTACAAGGAAGTGTCCAATCTGGTCAAACGTACAATCAG CGGAGAAGGTTTCTGGGTGGGCAAAGCCTCCCTGCGCAGTTGGAGGCAGTTGGCTCTGGAGCAACTGGAGAAGGATGAACATGAAAGCCAACCAAGCAATGGTCAGAGCAATGGCAATGGACCACATGGCAACAACAGCCAAG ATTGCAGCCCTGAGGTCTCCGAGggcaacgaggaggagatgaagacATTTAATGACGACATTGTCTGCAGTCATG GAGGTCTGGGTATTGTGGACACTGAACGCAAGCTTGTATCTTCTGAAGTTTGGAACAAGCTTCGAGCATACTTCCCCAAAGCCCTTGAATATACCCAAGACCAAAGTCCCTGTCCGCAGTGTCTG ACACTGGAGCAGGAAGAAAAGGACAATGAAGCTGTGAGTAAAATGATGGCTCTGGACCAGAAGAACCAGCTACTCAACCTCTTCCATGAGAAGAACCGGCCAACCCTCACCAAGTGGCCTCAG GACACAGACATCCTCTACATTGTTCCTCTGTTTTTCGTGGACGAGTGGAGAAAATTTATCAG GAGACCCACCAAATCGTCCCCAGTGTCCAGCGTGGGCAACAGCCTCCTGGTATGTCCGCATGGGGGCTTCATGTTCACCTATGACTCCCTAATCAACGGCGATGCACAGCA CATTGCTCTGCTTTGGCCCAGTGAATGGGAGGTCATCAGCAAACTCTTCATGGTGGACCAGCCCATCTCCATCCGCTGCTTCAAACAGACGACGCCCTCGGGTCCCACCGCCAAATATACTACTCAGCCCG ATCTCTGCTGGGAGTGCAGAGAGGGCTTCCTTTTCCAGCAACAGAAGGACCTCCGAGAGTACACCCAAGCCACAATTTACATCCGCAAAATCGCAGAAGACAAAAGG ATGATGAAAGAAGCTATTCCAGAGAGGAACGCCAGCAGCTCCGAggcggaggcggaggaggagaaggaggagcaaCCAAAGGTAGCTGGTGAGAGAGATCCAGACTTCAGCCAG TCAGAAGATGGTGCAAAGCGACTTAAACTAAGCGAGAGCAGCATCCCAGAGGGAGTGGCTTCTCCAGAAAGCAACGCAACTAAGCTGGGCGGAATCAGGAGAAGCACTCGGCACCGGAAACTCCGAGGCGAAAAAGCCCTCATTGTGTCTGCAAATCAGACCCTCAAAGAGCTGAAAATTCAG ATTATGCATGCTTTCTCGGTGGCGCCGTTTGACCAAAACCTCTCCATTGATGGGAAAAGTCTGACAAACGACTCGGCCACATTGGGCAGTTTGGGTATCATCCCAGAGAGTGTCGTCTCTCTAAAG GCTGATGAGCCAATAGCTGACTATGCAGCCCTGGATGACGTCTATCAAG CGGCAATGCCAGAAGAGGGGTTTAAAG GCACTGGGCTTCTTGGTCATTGA
- the LOC133161832 gene encoding ubiquitin carboxyl-terminal hydrolase 48-like isoform X2 — MCSTLNPRTMAPRLQLEKAAWRWVTSVKPEEISQEHIELAYRVSLPVCQRGTCRRNCKGNPNCLVGIGEQTWLGEIDENAFHNIDDPNSERRDKNTFVGLTNLGATCYVNTFLQVWFHNLELRKSLYQCYNSRAQEHNIESDYEPQSICEHLQYLFALLQNSNRKYIDPSGLVKALGLDTGQQQDAQEFSKLFLSLLEDTLSKQKNPTLQNVIQQQFCGQFSYVTVCDQCGRSSALPSRFYELELNIQGHKNLTECVTEFLKDEKLDGDNRYFCETCQSKQSATRRIRLHSLPPTLNLQLMRFVFDRQTGHKKKLNTYISFPEQLDMAPFFEVTKDQKCVYELSAVLIHRGISAYSGHYIAHVKDARTSDWYKFNDEEIERMEGKKLQLGTEDDIAEALKSQTRKPKCSKGYHCSRNAYMLVYKIQEEEPVDPSTTVVEVPEFLQRLVDQDNHKFEEWCSEMSAMRKQSVDKGKAKHEEVRELYELLPAPDGEPYEFIPLDWLKKWLDDSTATKKIDNSHFLCSHGKLHPDKVGDAKRVSQTAGRVLYERYGGGPRLDGSTLCRECVQQRCRVLRLKNQLNEDYKEVSNLVKRTISGEGFWVGKASLRSWRQLALEQLEKDEHESQPSNGQSNGNGPHGNNSQDCSPEVSEGNEEEMKTFNDDIVCSHGLGIVDTERKLVSSEVWNKLRAYFPKALEYTQDQSPCPQCLTLEQEEKDNEAVSKMMALDQKNQLLNLFHEKNRPTLTKWPQDTDILYIVPLFFVDEWRKFIRRPTKSSPVSSVGNSLLVCPHGGFMFTYDSLINGDAQHIALLWPSEWEVISKLFMVDQPISIRCFKQTTPSGPTAKYTTQPDLCWECREGFLFQQQKDLREYTQATIYIRKIAEDKRMMKEAIPERNASSSEAEAEEEKEEQPKVAGERDPDFSQSEDGAKRLKLSESSIPEGVASPESNATKLGGIRRSTRHRKLRGEKALIVSANQTLKELKIQIMHAFSVAPFDQNLSIDGKSLTNDSATLGSLGIIPESVVSLKADEPIADYAALDDVYQAAMPEEGFKGTGLLGH, encoded by the exons atgtgTTCCACTTTAAACCCCAGGACTATGGCACCACGCTTACAGTTGGAGAAAGCGGCTTGGCGTTGGGTGACATCGGTAAAACCTGAAGAGATCAGTCAAGAGCATATCGAGCTGGCGTACCGCGTCAGTCTTCCTGTCTGCCAGAGAGGAACCTGCAG GAGAAACTGCAAAGGGAACCCTAACTGTCTTGTTGGCATTGGTGAACAGACGTGGCTTGGGGAGATTGATGAAAACGCATTCCACAATATCGATGACCCAAATTCAGAACGTAGAGATAAG AATACGTTTGTTGGTTTGACCAACCTGGGAGCCACGTGTTACGTCAACACCTTCCTACAAGTGTGGTTCCATAACCTTGAGTTAAGAAAAAGCCTCTATCAGTGCTACAATTCCCGTGCACAGGAGCACAACATAGAGTCAG ATTATGAGCCTCAGTCCATTTGTGAGCATCTACAGTATTTGTTTGCACTACTACAGAACAGCAACAGAAAATACATTGATCCTTCGGGGCTGGTTAAAGCTCTTGGCCTAGACACTGGGCAGCAGCAA gaTGCCCAAGAGTTTTCAAAGCTCTTCTTGTCATTGTTGGAGGACACGTTGTCCAAGCAGAAGAACCCAACCTTGCAAAATGTCATTCAGCAGCAATTCTGTGGACAGTTCTCTTATGTAACTGT CTGTGACCAATGTGGACGATCGTCTGCGCTGCCCTCCCGATTCTACGAACTGGAATTGAACATTCAAGGCCACAAGAACCTTACAGAATGTGTTACAGAGTTTCTGAAG GATGAGAAACTAGATGGAGACAACCGCTACTTTTGTGAAACCTGTCAAAGTAAACAGAGCGCGACCCGGCGGATCAGACTGCACAGTCTCCCGCCCACCCTCAACCTGCAACTCATGCGCTTTGTCTTTGACAG ACAAACAGGCCATAAGAAGAAACTCAACACCTACATCAGTTTCCCCGAGCAACTCGACATGGCGCCATTTTTTGAAGTTACAAAAG ATCAGAAGTGTGTGTATGAACTGAGCGCAGTGCTGATCCATCGTGGCATCAGCGCCTACTCGGGACATTATATCGCTCATGTGAAAGATGCTCGTACCAGTGACTGGTACAAATTCAATGATGAAGAAATTGAAAGGATGGAAGGCAAGAAGCTGCAATTGGGTACGGAGGATGATATCG CTGAAGCGCTAAAGTCTCAGACACGGAAACCCAAGTGCAGTAAAGGCTACCACTGCTCCCGAAATGCCTACATGTTGGTGTACAAGATCCAGGAAGAGGAGCCCGTAGATCCCTCCACGACTGTAGTTGAAGTTCCCG AGTTCCTTCAGAGGCTCGTGGACCAAGACAACCACAAATTTGAAGAATGGTGCAGTGAAATGTCAGCCATGAGGAAACAGAGTGTGGACAAGGGCAAAGCCAAGCACGAAGAAGTCAGGGAGCTGTACGAGCTGTTACCCGCTCCGGACG GAGAGCCTTACGAGTTTATACCTCTGGATTGGTTGAAGAAGTGGTTGGATGACTCGACTGCCACCAAGAAAATTGACAACTCTCATTTCCTGTGTTCTCATGGCAAACTGCATCCAGACAAAGTGGGAGACGCCAAGAGAGTTTCTCAGACAGCCGGGCGGGTCCTGTACGAACGCTACGGCGGGGGGCCGAGGCTGGACG GCTCTACTCTGTGCCGAGAGTGTGTGCAACAGCGATGCAGGGTGCTGCGTCTGAAGAATCAACTCAATGAGGACTACAAGGAAGTGTCCAATCTGGTCAAACGTACAATCAG CGGAGAAGGTTTCTGGGTGGGCAAAGCCTCCCTGCGCAGTTGGAGGCAGTTGGCTCTGGAGCAACTGGAGAAGGATGAACATGAAAGCCAACCAAGCAATGGTCAGAGCAATGGCAATGGACCACATGGCAACAACAGCCAAG ATTGCAGCCCTGAGGTCTCCGAGggcaacgaggaggagatgaagacATTTAATGACGACATTGTCTGCAGTCATG GTCTGGGTATTGTGGACACTGAACGCAAGCTTGTATCTTCTGAAGTTTGGAACAAGCTTCGAGCATACTTCCCCAAAGCCCTTGAATATACCCAAGACCAAAGTCCCTGTCCGCAGTGTCTG ACACTGGAGCAGGAAGAAAAGGACAATGAAGCTGTGAGTAAAATGATGGCTCTGGACCAGAAGAACCAGCTACTCAACCTCTTCCATGAGAAGAACCGGCCAACCCTCACCAAGTGGCCTCAG GACACAGACATCCTCTACATTGTTCCTCTGTTTTTCGTGGACGAGTGGAGAAAATTTATCAG GAGACCCACCAAATCGTCCCCAGTGTCCAGCGTGGGCAACAGCCTCCTGGTATGTCCGCATGGGGGCTTCATGTTCACCTATGACTCCCTAATCAACGGCGATGCACAGCA CATTGCTCTGCTTTGGCCCAGTGAATGGGAGGTCATCAGCAAACTCTTCATGGTGGACCAGCCCATCTCCATCCGCTGCTTCAAACAGACGACGCCCTCGGGTCCCACCGCCAAATATACTACTCAGCCCG ATCTCTGCTGGGAGTGCAGAGAGGGCTTCCTTTTCCAGCAACAGAAGGACCTCCGAGAGTACACCCAAGCCACAATTTACATCCGCAAAATCGCAGAAGACAAAAGG ATGATGAAAGAAGCTATTCCAGAGAGGAACGCCAGCAGCTCCGAggcggaggcggaggaggagaaggaggagcaaCCAAAGGTAGCTGGTGAGAGAGATCCAGACTTCAGCCAG TCAGAAGATGGTGCAAAGCGACTTAAACTAAGCGAGAGCAGCATCCCAGAGGGAGTGGCTTCTCCAGAAAGCAACGCAACTAAGCTGGGCGGAATCAGGAGAAGCACTCGGCACCGGAAACTCCGAGGCGAAAAAGCCCTCATTGTGTCTGCAAATCAGACCCTCAAAGAGCTGAAAATTCAG ATTATGCATGCTTTCTCGGTGGCGCCGTTTGACCAAAACCTCTCCATTGATGGGAAAAGTCTGACAAACGACTCGGCCACATTGGGCAGTTTGGGTATCATCCCAGAGAGTGTCGTCTCTCTAAAG GCTGATGAGCCAATAGCTGACTATGCAGCCCTGGATGACGTCTATCAAG CGGCAATGCCAGAAGAGGGGTTTAAAG GCACTGGGCTTCTTGGTCATTGA